Part of the Pomacea canaliculata isolate SZHN2017 linkage group LG11, ASM307304v1, whole genome shotgun sequence genome is shown below.
ATGATAGCTcttaattttttgtaaacagatgcatgGGATATTGCTTTACTTCCTTCTGTTAAATCTTTGTTAGAGTTAAAAGAACTTACTGTGATGACAATTTTCAGTCTTTAAGAAAAGGAccatttttcagattttttaaaaattcttgctCTGTTTAGGTTGATTTCTGAGTATGTTCCAGCTTAAACTGGGTGCAAGTTTTTACTTTGTCTTAAACTTCTtgctgatgtttaaatgctgcTACGCTTGTAATTAATTCTTCTGTATGACTGATACTATAGATGTGTAATTTtctgtgaatgtgtatgtgcacgGACACATTCACATCCAGACATgtaatttgcttttatttctttattgcattttttagcACATGCTGCTTTTTGAGCTTCAACGGAGTGTCTATGGGAAAAGAAGAGAGGGAACACTGTGGGAAATGCCCCTGCTTGAGGGTCTGGccagggagacagagagactggtccAGCTGCTTCTTACATCTGCAGAATCTTCTGGGTCAGTTAAGAGCTAAATTATCTATGGGCTTCTGATTGATTGGTCTGTCAGCGTGTACTACATAGGCCAGCGGCAtgtatttactttcatttaaatgtttgttttggtggtgtgtgagtgtgtagcagggtgggtgggggtaACATGCTTAGATTTTAGAAATTAGCTTCTTAGAGGTTAGccaaatcagaaaagaaaaattgaaatgggTATTCATTCTGTTTTGGGTTTTTCAGCTTACCTTGGATAGAGAAACTGCTTATCTTTACTGCAGTCCATTCTGGTGAGTCATGTGCAGCTAAAATTTTGGCAGCAGTGATCATGCAGGCATCAACACCAAAGCAGGTgaggaatgaaaaaaagtgtatgAAATACTAGTAGTAGTACTGAAGCTGGAAGTTGCAGGAGTGCAAAAAGATGACAGATTGTTGCTTAATTTGTAACAGTccaaacacatattttaaaatttgtcagtCTAAATTAGTgtaaaagtattaaatacaATCAGAGTAATATGCAgataagaatataaaatattttaagaaatagtaaaaaggaaaaaaaaatctacagtaTTATGCATGGAAATCCTTTGGATAGCCATATACTTGTGTCTCTTTGGAGGGCATACAGCAGTGATGTCTTTCACTTCTGTTTCTTTATACCCCATACAAATTAAAACGAAGTGTCATTTTTATTCataatcataattttatttactgtagaATAAAGGGGTGCATTTTAATAACCTTACATAATGGCTTAGTAACGTCATTCATGCATGCGAGAGCAGCTTTGGTTTGGGCAAATTAAGATAGATCACTAGTTAACATGAATCTAAGTTGCGGTTGACTGactttttattaataataaacctTTGACTGTCCAAATCAGATTCAAACTAGGTTTGATTCAGTGTAGGCACTCCTTCTCTTCATGTTACCTTTTACTTCACCTTTATGCTCACTTGTTCTTTTAAGAGTAGTCCTCGGGGTGGGGTTTGATCCTATATGTAGACCACTTTCCCCTGTGTTGAAGGCTTGCCCAGTAGGGATCACCTGGAATGTGTGTCTGTCATCAGCTGTCACTGTACTTTCACCTCCAAGAGAACATGGAGAAGAGTCTGGGTAACATAGCTCGAGACACTTTAAACAACGTTTTTGGTGCCATTTCTGCTGTGACCGAGCTACCCCAGCTGGTCCAAATGCTGCGCAACTTTGAGCGGGTCATTCTTGGGGAGAAGAAGCGTGCTCGCCTGTTAACAGCTCTTTccaggtatttttaaaaaaaataaagttcttttctcactctttctaGTTTGCATGATGATAGTAgctggaaataaagaaattttcatGAGTGCAGACTGTTTTGAAAAATTCCAgactttttaaacatcttttttttgtcttttgattgGGTCTTTTATCAAAACCTAGTTTATTTCTTAAGTTTTAAAACACAAGTATTTTTTGCAATGAGGttcattaaaaactgttaaaaattattatatttttttgtgaggTGTAGCGCATGCCTAAATAAGTTTGATAACTCTGCCATTAACTGTTGACAGTTTCCTGTTGGAAGCCATGCAGAAGGAGCTAGGAAAGCTGAGTGACATTCTTCTGCACCCAAACATAGAAGTCAGCATGTGTGGTTTGCGACTTTTAGAAACGGTGGGAGTACCAGCCACGACAGAAATGCCAGTGTTGACATGTCTTTCTGCGAGTGTAGTGCTGGTGCTCTTCAATTTACTGTGGGAAGGCGTTAGGCAAAGGCGTGCTGGAATAGGTTTgtacaaaaaattatattaacttGGTCCTGACATACTGAAGTGCcagtttcatgttttgtgttcGCTACTAACAACTGAGTTTATGATCCTTTTTGAAAACTTCCCACTCAAGAACGTTTTGCTGTATTAGGAAAGAATTTGCTGTGTTTAAAAGCGGATAAAATTCTCTGTAGAGCTCGATATCTTGAaatctattttatttaatgatgtCATGATTAAGTCCATGAAGAGGTACAAATGATGCTTTTGTGCATGTCAGTAAACTATTTTATAGACTacattatattaatttatttaattttatttttaccatttgAATTTTACAACTTGCAGGCAAATGTTGCTCCTTTTCTGCATCAGtttcatataataaattatacattaatTTATACATTAAATTATGGACTACACATTTTctacgggatttctggacctgcactagtgTGGTTCAACTCCCatctcactgataggatgcagactgtgtttgttgatggtcaaacatctcgccctgcttcACTTTCTTGTGgtgtccctcaaggctcagtacttggcccagttctgttcattctgtatatgaagccacttttTTCTTGCATGCAGTTTACAAcatttctcatcaatcatatgctgatgatagacagatgtactgctccactccacccgctgagtctcactctgctaccagcactattgaagtctgtattaatgaagtcaaagtctggatggtgtcaaacaatcttaaactcaatgatgataaaacagaagccctcCTGTGTttcagaagaagaaatccatcttcacttgtttgtccaccaagtcacatcaaggtgggcgaaatcaacatcacctttgtgtcctccatcaggaatctgggatgcagacatgactcttgctaaacaagttacagttGTGTGTCAGTCTtcctattatgataaacaagttacagccgTCTGTCAGTCTGCATATTATGAACTATGCAAGATCAGagccatccatcacattctgtctacgcaGGCTACCAAcactttttgtctgtgtgtttgttttatccagacttgattactgcaactccttgcttgctggctgccctgaataccttcttcacaaactccagaaagtacagaactctgtactagagctaggaaatggaactatgccacccctctccttcgttttctacactggcttcccatctgttctcacatccagtacaaactgtctgtgctgtgtttaatttctttgctggcacctgccctgattatttctctgaactgctcttcccttgcgtcccagctagacaactccgcttgTTATCTGATGATCATCTCCTTACTTTTCCtatcaccaaaacaacaacatatggccacaggatgtttagttattgtgcagcgaaacaatggaactctctccctttctgtatccaccacctacccgctattgaatcctttaaacatgcactgaaagcacactcctaacaacctttcccataatgctagtcctttttcgcactcttccttttgcaacatcatgttactctcagctcttgttcttgctggttcctctttgtgttttttgtatttgattttattcttcgtttagcacagttttttattcttttatatatgttatttgttttcctgttcctcgtatgctgtcgatgagcggtccggtggcacaacggttagcgtctgtcaccaatacagtgaaagctggctgccctgagttcatttctcgtctcaggcacgctgttctttatctgcacgaggcatctgtttacagggctggctgccttgccgtgttATAGCCTCaattgctggcacggcgtaaaacaccagtcccccccccccccttgtatgctgtccatgttttgttcttgttcttaagcgctaaaagcgtgcttcttaggagtgtgtatatgcgctttacaaaatgcatttattattatttttgttgaaattatCATATGGAACTGATGCAGAAAAGGAGTAATATTTGCCTGCAAGTTGTAAAATTCAAATGgtcataataaaattattaagaaAAGCTTGAAAAAATGTGAGAGGCTGAGACAGGTAAATTggtgtcaaaatattttgttttttaatatgaatGCATACAGGCACCTACATGCTACCCAGTTTATCACCTGTGGTTGCATTCATCATCCATTTGGTAAAGCTTAAATGATACTTCACTGTCCTccatacaaacttttttttgcattgcCAAAATAGGGATTCTTATTGATTCATATGCTCATTTACACAGTTTTATAAGTGAAAATCATGCTTAAATGGTGCCTGTGCATTATGACAGTAGTGCACAAACACTCTCTTCTGATTGTTGGTATGTGTTTGCTTTCTTCCTCATTTTTATGGCCACTGCAGCAAAGAAGCCAAGATTTGTGGGCTATCAAAGGGGAGTAGGCTTGTGCCATTCATGTCTCCGGAACCTTAGTCAACACACCTTCACTCAGAGCCTCTTGCTTCAGTACCTGCTTCAGGGAGCCATTCATGAGGTGAGATATAATGAGAAGACAATTTATATAAGATCATTTCTCTGAGTGGAGATGAGCTTATTGTGCTATGCTCATAGTACAAAAAATGAACAGACTGTTGAACACTTGACAAAGCACACAATAAAACATGTATGCAACAGCACAGAAGGAAGATGAGGCTATAAGGAGTGAATAGAAGGGGAAACTAGATAGGCAAGTTATTTCTGAAAGGCAAGAGTTATGAGGCTGGACTTTAGCAGCTTCAAATCTAGTCacagttcaaagagaaagaggCAGAAAATTCCAAACATTGGAGCCAGTGAATGAGAAGGAGCATTGACTTAACTTGTCTCAGGTACTTAACACTTGTGCAGGTTTAGCAGCAGATGTTGGaaatgttctttgtgtgtgtaaagcatGAGATTTGGCTCTCTTGCTGCTTAATAAAGATctgactttgtttttcttcccacCATCTGTGTCTTAAAAATGGTTTTGACACACAGAATTGTCAGAAACTCAAATGTCTGTTAAGTCATTCAAATGACACTTTCAGAAGACCTACCTTCTTCAGCCATCTTTTTACAGTTACAGTTattttgagattttaaaaactCCATTCAGAACTGGAATTATCTGTATTTACATGCCttgaaatacatttctgtaaGATATCAGGATTGAGGTAAGCATAGAAACAGAAACATGgaataaaatgtgatttgtcTTTAAAGGAAAATGCTGCACTGTTTGGAGGAAAACCACCAGAAGTGTCCCAAACTAGACAATCAGAAGTTAGTCTTCTGAAGGAAAACTGCCGTTTTGGGCTCTCTATGCCTCTGCCTCGAACACATGCTAGTGTCTTTCATGCAGGGGTTATTGGACAAGGGCTGAAACCTAATCCCCCAAATGTCACCATGCAGAAGGTTTGTCCATGTCATCATTTTCAAGTGATTTTTTACTTCTGAGGTCTTtgtgttatttacatttaaCATTTGAGCTAAGATCTGTGAGGACTTGTGGTATGAAATAAGATTATAACTGGTGTCTGTAGTCTGTTGGCAGATGTGCCAGAAAGTTATAGTATAGAATACTTATCAAATTACAGATTACCTGCTGTTCCTGTctgcctgcttttttttaaatatttgtgtgccTTAACTGCTACAGGAGTGGGTTTTGTGCCACCAAGAAACTTTGCTAGAAGCCATTTGGTCGTGCAGTCAAGATGCTGCTGCAAGCCATTTGGTCAAAGACAGCACTTCAACACCTGCGAAAGATGCTAGATCACCTATGAGGTTGTCTTCTATGATGATGTTGCCCAAAATGTCTGACGTGGCAGCACGGACGCTTGGATGTGCACTGGTGGATATTTGCACTATGGACACCCTGTACAATGATGTCAACTGGCCTGATCCTGAGTTTTGCAAAGTAACATTAGAAAGGTACTACAGTTGTTCtttaagctttcagttttttttgctccatcctttttttttaaacttatacATCTGTTCTAGATGGTACTTCATCAAATAGACAACAAGGAGAAAACTATTTagtgcttaaaaaaataaaaaatcagatgCACGTAATTGTTTATAACACTAAGAAACTTGGTTAATGCTGCAACTTAgtttatatttcagtgtttcACCCCTTAACTCTCCATAATAAAAGTATCTATGCTGAGCGCATCACCAAGTTAGTGATATAATACTTCAAGCGTGACAACCCTGTTACAGTCATATTCTACTTACaggtttaaaataataacttgacagcaagaaaaggacaaaataaagaTTCCATTTTATGTTTCTCTCAGATGGATATTTTTTGAGGGGTTCTTTCTTTGATGGTCATTGTCATAGAGTACCTAGAATGATAACATTGAAGTAAGGTTACATTTGATTTTCAGAGACCTGTATGTCTGGAAGATGACAGAAGACCACCCAGTCCTTTGGAGCATTTTGAGAGCTGCTAGTGGAAGTATGACTATTACTATATCCTCCTTGACCTTTAATGAAACATACGTCACAGAATGAATTGTTTTCACAACTTGCAGTGTTTCTTCTTAATGTGTCTGGGAGCTCacagttttcttcttctatacttctctctatttctcttgcAGGCAGTGTTTTCTTGTACTACTGCTCTCCACTGATGAAGTCATTGATGGCTAGGGTAGTCAGTGCACTGGAGGTTTCTCGAGTCAGGAAGCTGATGGACCTGCCCCAGTTGTTTGAGCGTGCTTCATGGATAGTCACTATTCTGTCGCAGGTAgcaatgttttttctgttttgtttgaaaaaaaaaaggagcaacaCTGTCATGTATTCATCATCGGAacctcttttttaaattttcctatatctttaatcaaaaaaaaaattattgtctctttttttttctttttaactttcaCTACCAGGGGAAGTTTATACCGCCACCATTATCCAATATCTGCGAGTTGTTTCCACATGTGTCACCATATGAGGGCTATCTGCTTCTTCTATCAGTCTGGAAATTTATCAAGGTAGGCAGTTCTTTTTAcccttaaaaaataataattaaggtAATTATTTGTGTACTGACTACATTTATTACACTTTATCTAATTTACATGGCCTATTTTACTAATTTACTCATGCCTGTTTGACATTGCACTTCAATTGAGATACTAGCTACATTTCTCTTAAATCATCAATGTTACCTTAAGTCACAGAAAGCTTAAATTGCAAAAAAGAGAATCGCTGATGAAATATAATcgcttgtgattttttttttaattaggaaaaTCCACCAACATTGAATAAAGAAGGAGTTGCACAGAGTAAGTTTACAGATGAGAGAAGGAAAATATATGATAGAAGGggatagaataataataattatcacaaTCAGTGTTCTAaactttcaacattttattcctCATCACTTTATTCCTTGTATAGCAGTCTTtctattttaaagtttaactTGCACATTGTGCTTGTTAATTGGTTGCTCAtaatttgtatgtgcatgtgtatttgaaatttatttcctGTTTGGTACACctttaatgtaatattttatcaccTTTTTCTGAGCTGCATGTTGTGTTCTCCACCTGTAAACAGTAGATATCAAATCCACAGAGTCGTTTCTTTATCCACCTTGGCAATGTCTTCTGTTTTATTCCATCTGGCAGtgttcctccttctcctcctccagcTTCCAGCTGACCCTTACAGTCAAGTATTACTCATCAGTCATTTGTGCCAACATTGaaaattgacttttttttctaattgtgtCAGCAGGATGTGAAATCGGTCACCTTCAAGTTCTTAGAACAGTTCTCAACTCAAACATCGACATGGTGGGCCATCTGTATCCGAAGATCTTTGACACATAAGTGTTTTATTACATGGTTGTGCTAGAGCATGTTTTGAGACTGCAGCATGGAGTCATTGGACTGAACTTAACAGTAAGCAACAACGCACTTTGTATGAACCCAGAACATCAAGCTACATTTCTTCTTGATATGGACCTTGCATATACTGCAGTGATGTGTATGCAgtttattgaaacaaaattttttgcAGCAGTTCCGGTTGTACCTTCTGTGTAgatcaagaattattttttaattgaaaaacagtttctgtaagaaatatttgattatttatgCATAGATCaaggattattttttattgaaagcaGTTCGTCAGAAGTGCTTGAACTTTGTATGAAAATACATGATAACAAGGTGGATGTGTTAGATTATATTGTGAGAAATTGTAATGGAAGAATGAATTATGTTTTCACATAAACAACTAGATACTTATCTTCTTTTTGTATGCATGCTGCATGTACTTAACAGGTATATTTTGAACACATTTGTACATATGAGACAAGATAAGCCAAAACACAATGCAGCACCATTTTGCTGCTAAGATGAAATCGTCTTGGATACATGCATTGCTGGGACAGAACACAAGTCAAACACATGCGCAACTATTTCTAGTAAAATTAATTCCCTCCAGTTGTGGAAGATTTTAAGTTCATCAGCTAAACTAATTTGAATAGGATCAACCGCTGTAGATCTCCCCTCTACTTGAACATGCCTGGGTTTATTCACATCTCTCaagctgctgttggctgttagCCACACCACTCACTTGCTTTACTTGTTTTCGTCTTTCTGCTCTAGGGTTATGAACCCACTGATTCATGGGAGACTGACTTTTCTTTATGTGTCATAAATATGTTTCCAGTCACGAGTGTTACTATTTCCTGCATCTTTTTGATTGTGATGATATCACATCTAGACTTCATTTCTTCAAACATTCAGTacaaagcaaatttaaaatcacatttctcGTTTTATCTTTTCACAGGCTTCTGGTTCATAATCTTCTGAGAAGATATATGGTAAAACAGAGGTACACATCTGAAAGATAACTTTGTAAAATTCtgaacttaaagaaaaatacaactgcagtaaacttttctttatttgcttaacttttaaaaaaaaaaaactagtttattGTAAGTTACTGTATTAGTCTGATATTTTGATTCATTTATATTGCAAAGACAACTGTTCCTTTCAGCTTCAGAAATATGTCCTTCACCGTCCACAAATTTTACTAGGTTTCGCCAAGACATTTTATGAATGGATAGgtcagatgaagaaacaaatgttcaaAATCTTCAACACTGAAAGAGTtacaatttgattttaaaatacgGTAACACAACCTAatatcttcttctttcttcttgttcctaattgcccccagtggagcatagagcTGATAACCTAATATGGGTTTCATTAAGTTTGTGCACAAATGCACATAagaataaacatgtttatatatatattacatataaacatgtaacCTCCTTAAAATAAACTTCTACCAGCATACtaatcacacacatgcacacttttaCATGCAATATAAAGTGTgagcaaaagaataaaaggcAACAGCATAATTTATGCAGAGTTTTCTGCATGGTATAAAGCTTTATAACATAATTGAAAATGATGCAGTCTATAGTCATCACAATCAAAAAACCCTAACATATTCCAAGAGCATTTCATCATATTGCAAGGGCAGTTTTTTCAGATTTAAGGTCTTTcataaaaataccttttttttccatttggaTTGCAGCATCTTTTTCaatcaattttttaatgtatcccCTATTTGCTGAGCCACAAGAAAATTCCACAGACAACCAATCAACCATGCACTTATTTAACAACTGGTTTTAAAcatgaacaacaaaaattagACAACAAATCATCAAAACCCTGAGTTACCACACTGTAGAAGTgaactatttatattttatttttttttcttgatttcaaTGTAACAGAAAAATTAGGACTGGTAgcatatgtttattttgtggtgCATCAATAGTACAGTTGGACTGATTGgtatcattaaaaacaaaagtttgcaCGCATACgtacattttatataaaagtgtACCAATGGTTGCTGAAGAAATATATCACCCATACTCTAACAAACTCCATGTTTTCTTAGTGATTAATCATAAAGCAAGTAAAAGGCATCTAAAGGACCTAAAAAAGATCAAGGACATATAACTTGATCCTACCTTGACCTCATGTGTGGCAGTGACAATCTTGCaatattcttgatttttttgttgttttttgtaaagtttgaCCCACTGTAtctaataaatcatttttatgagcaaaagtacttttttaacatgaaaaacTTACGAATTATAGAAATAATCCTGCAAGTTTCTCTAAAACTCTGATAtgcataaattaaaatttgtaggctgctagaacaaaaaaattagctTGAGTAAGAGGAATCTGCAAGTTAACTCGTCGCATGtggtgtgtgagaatgtgtatgtgtggtctATTCTCTTGTTCATGTAGATAAGtatgcacaccacacacagaccacaTCAAAAATTGCACAACATTAGAATGAAGTCTTAATTGTATAGTCCCGTACAATGAAATATGGTTGATCTCTGTGCCTGTCACACAACATGGTCAATGAATCTGTCTCTGTGACATGGGCGTTAATGGAACCTCCAAAGCCAAAAGTGTAAGGAAAGTCAAGCAAAATTTTGCCACTGATGTTTTGATGGTAAACTGAACAGTCAGGTCAAAAGTTTtgtcacaacaacaataatttccCATTACTAGCAGGTGGTGGATCAGGAATGAGGAACTCGAAATGAGGAGTTGTGTAAGCATCCATTTGTGCTGACATCATGCACTCACTCTCCCTCTGGGAGCAACAACGACATTGGAGAGGGAGCGTAGTGTCGTTTGTGAATCTCCCTTATCAGATTGTTCATCTCTGCCGTGTATGATTTCCGATGCTGAAACCAAAATTATCTAGAGAATGTACGAAGAATCCcaaatatttttatggaaattggcaagatgaaaggaaaaaagtaaaaaaaaaagaagtccagtctttttttttaaaaaaaattctaccaCTGCTACTGCTCTAACTGGATCAGCAGACATCAGAAAATCAGTGAtattaaataaactaaatagTGTTTTAATGTAAATGTATGCAATATACCAGAAGAGAGAAACTGCTGAAAATCTGGAACTGTTGATCAGTCAAAAATTACAGTCAAGTCAAGTCAGTGACAATTAAATCTTTGTACCAAGCATTCTGTGAGCCTAATAAGTGCAGCACACAGCACACAAAACCATAAGCAGTCATTTGTAATGCGATAATTGATTAAACGAAGGCTatcactttttatttgaaatgccaCCATGCGTCCTGTAGCACTTACCATAATCACACACGACTGAACTTTATCTTTTTAATGTCACAGTGAATATTTAACTTAACACATATAAAAATAGATGAATCGAAAAGGTTCTTGACACTGTGCCTCACAGTATTAAAATCAAGGAAGTGTATAGGGACATTTTCTTGATTAAAATCATAGGTTTATTAACAGGTAGcatatataaattaaatgtatataACTTCAAATAGATTATAGAAGACTTCATAAGAATATATTTCCATATAATTTAAAGTGTAATGTTTCTCGTGTAGACGTCATGCCtgtaaaactaaataaaacaaaaataaagatacttTCAAAAGGCTCCATAGCAAGAGTACGTTTGTCCCTACATCTGTACCTGGAAAGAAGAGTTGTCGGTGTCTTCTTCAAGTGAGGTGATTCGGCGAGGGAAGAACTTCTCTGTCTCCTCCTCGAGGGATGTGATCGTTCTACGAGGAAACAGGTTGACGGAACGCTTGGGTACACGTGACATCTGAGCAGATAACCGGGTGGGAGACACCTCCTCCTCAACCGCTCGGTGCTTCATGTTCTCCTCACAGTAGCTGACCAGCTCCTCCATCATCTTGGCCTTGCTGTTTGTGTGAAACTTGCGCCTGGCGATTTCGAAGCAGATGTCCACAAAACCGTGAAAACTAAGACCTGCAGGACAGATCGCGAAGACCATGATGAATGTTCCCCATCGCAGGATAGTAAGTTAATTTTTCATCCATTTCGTGGAggttatattttttcaattgttCACCATGCTGGTTCCTTTTTGTTAGCTATTT
Proteins encoded:
- the LOC112575855 gene encoding integrator complex subunit 5-like isoform X2, which translates into the protein MASAWDSSSAGSISSAFVAPHDILKEVNVFLCGATCPGKVPVEHLSQTALLLLQKMPAARHAVLEHFCNVFDEAAGAYIKQTDGDHKSEELGDRGQSQYSALQDVTGVLLNFINTNPEAWAPIVSSWSLNLLGQISSKYCDQQGMAMSASLNEALQLWMTCPPTKLLMELAIECFATMVGSAPDVCVDALLEASVKFSPHFDWVVARVGSCFPTTIITRVLNCGLKDFCNVGKGLSDRDPGARKKIPKMASVVGILGHLASKHRQDIRKALMALFEEGLQSDGDAVRVTTVPFLLQLASMSPMLLQVLTTDLVKALTPSVLNRLHHQFSGWKMSNPVDYNSFLNLVVHLLGKCDIGAFDILNFMIITAVPSLRGSVPEESVTEAVQDTCVELIHMLLFELQRSVYGKRREGTLWEMPLLEGLARETERLVQLLLTSAESSGLPWIEKLLIFTAVHSGESCAAKILAAVIMQASTPKQLSLYFHLQENMEKSLGNIARDTLNNVFGAISAVTELPQLVQMLRNFERVILGEKKRARLLTALSSFLLEAMQKELGKLSDILLHPNIEVSMCGLRLLETVGVPATTEMPVLTCLSASVVLVLFNLLWEGVRQRRAGIAKKPRFVGYQRGVGLCHSCLRNLSQHTFTQSLLLQYLLQGAIHEENAALFGGKPPEVSQTRQSEVSLLKENCRFGLSMPLPRTHASVFHAGVIGQGLKPNPPNVTMQKEWVLCHQETLLEAIWSCSQDAAASHLVKDSTSTPAKDARSPMRLSSMMMLPKMSDVAARTLGCALVDICTMDTLYNDVNWPDPEFCKVTLERDLYVWKMTEDHPVLWSILRAASGSSVFLYYCSPLMKSLMARVVSALEVSRVRKLMDLPQLFERASWIVTILSQGKFIPPPLSNICELFPHVSPYEGYLLLLSVWKFIKENPPTLNKEGVAQRCEIGHLQVLRTVLNSNIDMVGHLYPKIFDT
- the LOC112575855 gene encoding integrator complex subunit 5-like isoform X1, with the protein product MASAWDSSSAGSISSAFVAPHDILKEVNVFLCGATCPGKVPVEHLSQTALLLLQKMPAARHAVLEHFCNVFDEAAGAYIKQTDGDHKSEELGDRGQSQYSALQDVTGVLLNFINTNPEAWAPIVSSWSLNLLGQISSKYCDQQGMAMSASLNEALQLWMTCPPTKLLMELAIECFATMVGSAPDVCVDALLEASVKFSPHFDWVVARVGSCFPTTIITRVLNCGLKDFCNVGKGLSDRDPGARKKIPKMASVVGILGHLASKHRQDIRKALMALFEEGLQSDGDAVRVTTVPFLLQLASMSPMLLQVLTTDLVKALTPSVLNRLHHQFSGWKMSNPVDYNSFLNLVVHLLGKCDIGAFDILNFMIITAVPSLRGSVPEESVTEAVQDTCVELIHMLLFELQRSVYGKRREGTLWEMPLLEGLARETERLVQLLLTSAESSGLPWIEKLLIFTAVHSGESCAAKILAAVIMQASTPKQLSLYFHLQENMEKSLGNIARDTLNNVFGAISAVTELPQLVQMLRNFERVILGEKKRARLLTALSSFLLEAMQKELGKLSDILLHPNIEVSMCGLRLLETVGVPATTEMPVLTCLSASVVLVLFNLLWEGVRQRRAGIAKKPRFVGYQRGVGLCHSCLRNLSQHTFTQSLLLQYLLQGAIHEENAALFGGKPPEVSQTRQSEVSLLKENCRFGLSMPLPRTHASVFHAGVIGQGLKPNPPNVTMQKEWVLCHQETLLEAIWSCSQDAAASHLVKDSTSTPAKDARSPMRLSSMMMLPKMSDVAARTLGCALVDICTMDTLYNDVNWPDPEFCKVTLERDLYVWKMTEDHPVLWSILRAASGSSVFLYYCSPLMKSLMARVVSALEVSRVRKLMDLPQLFERASWIVTILSQGKFIPPPLSNICELFPHVSPYEGYLLLLSVWKFIKENPPTLNKEGVAQTGCEIGHLQVLRTVLNSNIDMVGHLYPKIFDT